In a single window of the Bradyrhizobium sp. ORS 285 genome:
- the nadC gene encoding carboxylating nicotinate-nucleotide diphosphorylase translates to MTLNPLSPLLYEPLVRMALLEDLGRAGDITTDAIVPAEQRASLKLRARQRGVIAGLEVARCAFRTVSPEVRMEIIRGDGSVVAPGDVIATLSGPARALLTGERVALNFLCHLSGVASATASLVAAVKGTRAQIVCTRKTTPGLRALEKYAVRAGGGGNHRFGLDDAVLIKDNHIAIAGGIEAAITRAKAHAGHLVKIEVEVDNLAQLEEALALGVDAVLLDNMIPAELERAVGMARGKAITEASGRITVDTAPAIAAAGVDLISVGWITHSSAALDIGLDDA, encoded by the coding sequence TCCACTCTCGCCCTTGCTCTATGAGCCGCTGGTCCGCATGGCGCTGCTGGAGGATCTTGGCCGCGCCGGTGACATCACCACCGATGCGATCGTGCCCGCCGAGCAGCGCGCGTCTCTTAAGCTGCGGGCGCGCCAGCGTGGCGTGATCGCCGGGCTTGAGGTCGCGCGCTGCGCCTTCCGGACGGTCTCGCCCGAGGTCCGCATGGAGATCATCCGCGGCGACGGCAGCGTCGTCGCGCCTGGAGACGTCATCGCCACCCTCAGCGGCCCGGCGCGGGCGTTGCTGACCGGCGAGCGCGTCGCGCTCAACTTCCTCTGTCACCTTAGCGGCGTCGCCTCCGCGACCGCGTCGCTGGTCGCCGCGGTGAAGGGGACGCGGGCGCAGATCGTTTGCACGCGCAAGACGACGCCCGGGCTGCGTGCGCTGGAAAAATATGCGGTGCGCGCCGGAGGCGGCGGTAATCATCGGTTCGGGCTCGATGATGCCGTGCTGATCAAGGACAACCACATCGCCATTGCTGGCGGCATCGAGGCGGCGATCACACGGGCCAAGGCTCATGCCGGCCATCTCGTGAAGATCGAGGTGGAGGTCGACAACCTCGCGCAGCTCGAGGAGGCGCTGGCGCTCGGTGTCGATGCCGTGCTGCTCGACAACATGATTCCGGCGGAGCTCGAGCGCGCGGTCGGCATGGCCCGCGGCAAGGCCATCACCGAGGCGTCGGGCCGGATCACGGTCGACACCGCGCCCGCGATTGCCGCTGCGGGGGTCGACCTGATCTCGGTCGGCTGGATCACGCATTCCTCGGCCGCGCTCGACATCGGCCTCGACGACGCCTGA